Proteins encoded by one window of Winogradskyella sp. PG-2:
- a CDS encoding GumC family protein has product MKPIDLIKLILKHKTILIVMPLIFGVLAVSITLNPKRSYYSDTMLYTGIASGSSIEMDKTFNYLAANNAFDNLINIIKSRDTQEEVAIRLLSLHLSLKEANHKFISEEAYEELQAILPEDIKSHLSNQIKLEQDGNLNYEATVAYLTEVMHNDNSNFVYSLLSFHHRYYSIEAISKVKIERISSSDLVKLSYEADDPGICQQTLKIYIEVCTKMYKNLKENGSDAVVKYFEEQLMLSETKLKAIEQKMLKFNQDNNIINYYEQSKAVAIVKEDMEVVYKRNMAQLAGSQASIKRLEEKLAIQELIQEKNNAIVESKKQLGDLNYKIGMYSAKSNGDERSIQNIEQLKKQVQALQKEIKTNVDELYSFQNSTDGVPIKKVLPDWVDKVVETADLKAKLSVMDTQNKAIEKQFATYAPAGANLKRIEREIEVVEQEYLDILHGLNLAKLKFQDTQLSSNLTAVDPPFYPLKPIPSKRKIIIVAIVLITGVIILACILLMEIFDDTLKNEEKAKEILEIPSMGMIPKLFRAKPHLDLVRMQDRLMEFIMQDFNRIFKETSITKTPKIITIFSTRNNEGKSVIASNIAKKLKASGDSVMVLNHSNEDRSKTSVSRSAWLYKFFGYQDPRIDCNHPFLSSANDNLSTSEYKIYNVDEAYKGITDYQEFMVNVSENNIRSLDHILIELPNLLEFSYPSELIANSDLVLMVCRSNRLWSKADNNILDNLKAIAGEKLQFIINGVEIKEVETVLGELPKKRSKTRIRLKNMFRFQFYSSSHI; this is encoded by the coding sequence ATGAAACCTATTGATCTAATAAAACTGATATTAAAGCATAAGACGATTCTTATAGTAATGCCATTGATTTTTGGGGTATTAGCAGTGTCGATTACACTAAACCCAAAGAGAAGCTACTATTCCGATACCATGCTGTATACAGGCATAGCTTCGGGATCCTCCATAGAAATGGATAAAACGTTTAATTATCTAGCAGCTAATAATGCATTTGATAACCTTATTAACATCATTAAATCTAGAGACACGCAAGAAGAAGTTGCAATAAGATTATTAAGTCTACACTTGTCCTTAAAAGAGGCAAATCATAAGTTTATTTCAGAAGAAGCATATGAAGAACTACAGGCAATTCTTCCAGAAGATATTAAAAGCCATTTGTCCAATCAGATAAAACTTGAACAAGACGGCAATTTAAACTATGAAGCTACAGTGGCATACCTAACAGAAGTAATGCATAATGATAATTCTAATTTTGTGTATTCACTACTTAGTTTTCACCATAGATACTATTCTATTGAGGCAATTTCAAAAGTAAAAATAGAACGTATTTCTTCAAGTGATTTGGTAAAATTGAGTTATGAGGCAGATGATCCTGGAATTTGCCAACAAACACTAAAAATCTATATAGAGGTCTGCACCAAGATGTATAAGAACCTTAAAGAAAATGGTTCTGATGCTGTTGTAAAATACTTCGAAGAACAACTGATGTTGTCCGAAACGAAATTGAAGGCTATCGAGCAGAAGATGCTGAAATTCAATCAGGATAATAACATTATAAATTACTATGAGCAAAGTAAAGCGGTTGCTATAGTAAAAGAAGACATGGAAGTGGTCTATAAAAGAAACATGGCTCAATTAGCGGGTTCACAGGCTTCAATAAAACGTTTGGAGGAAAAATTGGCAATACAGGAACTTATTCAAGAAAAGAATAATGCTATTGTAGAAAGCAAAAAGCAATTGGGGGATCTGAACTATAAAATAGGTATGTATTCGGCTAAATCTAATGGAGATGAGCGTTCTATTCAAAACATAGAACAATTAAAAAAGCAGGTTCAAGCCCTTCAGAAAGAAATAAAAACTAATGTGGACGAGCTGTATTCGTTTCAAAATTCAACAGATGGTGTACCTATTAAAAAAGTATTGCCAGACTGGGTGGATAAAGTTGTTGAGACCGCAGACTTAAAAGCTAAGCTCTCGGTTATGGATACGCAGAATAAAGCCATAGAAAAACAATTTGCAACATATGCTCCAGCTGGTGCTAATTTAAAGCGAATAGAACGAGAAATAGAGGTAGTAGAACAAGAATATCTTGACATTTTACATGGTCTAAATCTAGCTAAGCTTAAGTTTCAAGATACACAACTGTCCAGTAATTTAACTGCTGTAGATCCGCCGTTTTATCCATTGAAGCCTATTCCTTCTAAACGAAAAATTATCATCGTTGCAATTGTACTAATTACTGGTGTTATTATCCTTGCATGCATTTTACTTATGGAAATATTTGACGATACATTAAAAAATGAAGAAAAAGCAAAAGAGATTTTAGAAATTCCATCTATGGGAATGATTCCTAAGCTTTTCAGAGCAAAGCCACATTTAGATTTAGTAAGAATGCAAGATCGTTTGATGGAGTTTATAATGCAGGATTTTAATAGAATATTCAAAGAGACGAGCATTACGAAGACACCTAAAATAATTACAATTTTTAGTACAAGAAATAATGAAGGTAAAAGCGTTATTGCTTCTAATATTGCTAAAAAATTAAAAGCGTCAGGAGATTCCGTTATGGTGTTAAACCACTCGAATGAAGATAGGTCTAAGACTAGTGTTTCTAGATCGGCCTGGTTATATAAATTCTTTGGTTATCAAGATCCAAGAATAGATTGTAACCATCCGTTCTTGTCTTCTGCAAATGATAATTTAAGTACCTCTGAATACAAAATATATAATGTGGACGAAGCTTATAAAGGAATTACGGATTATCAAGAATTTATGGTCAATGTGTCAGAAAATAACATTCGTAGCTTAGACCATATTTTAATCGAATTGCCAAATTTACTAGAGTTTAGCTACCCTTCAGAATTAATAGCAAATTCTGATTTAGTATTAATGGTTTGTCGTTCTAATAGATTATGGTCTAAGGCAGATAATAACATTCTGGATAATTTAAAAGCAATTGCGGGCGAAAAATTACAGTTTATTATTAACGGTGTTGAGATTAAGGAAGTGGAGACTGTTTTGGGTGAGTTGCCAAAGAAGCGTTCTAAGACTAGAATTAGATTAAAGAACATGTTCCGTTTTCAGTTCTACTCGAGTAGTCATATTTAA
- a CDS encoding glycosyltransferase family 4 protein — protein sequence MRIGIEAQRLFRLQKHGMERVALELIKNLQVLDKENEYFIFVKPDVDNKVISSTDNFHIVEVEGGAYPIWEQFKLPKLAKAYNCDVLHCTSNTAPLALKIPLVTTLHDIIFKERSVLEQLTSSASWYQKIGNLYRRLIVNSIVKKSERLITVSNFERQNISKIYKLDNNKIQTVYNGVNEYFKAVIDNKTKAKVKQKYNLPEHFLLHLGNTDPRKNTARVLKAFYMYIYEFTEDLKLVLVGLNQAKLSTILKSIDLEKELSDKIILTGYVADKDLPVLFGLSELFLFPSLREGFGIPIIEAMACGTPVITSNTSSMPEVAGDAACLVNPNSTENIYEAIVKVRSDKNYKEQLTEKGFTRYTKFTWENTAKKVLGIYQRFNHNNI from the coding sequence ATGAGAATTGGTATAGAGGCACAGCGTTTATTTCGTCTGCAGAAGCATGGTATGGAAAGGGTTGCTCTTGAGTTAATTAAAAACTTACAAGTGTTAGACAAGGAGAATGAGTATTTCATCTTTGTAAAACCAGATGTCGATAACAAGGTTATCTCCAGTACTGATAATTTTCATATCGTTGAGGTTGAAGGTGGAGCATATCCTATTTGGGAACAATTCAAACTGCCTAAATTGGCTAAAGCTTACAACTGTGATGTTCTACATTGTACAAGTAATACAGCGCCTTTGGCTTTGAAAATACCATTGGTAACTACGCTCCATGATATTATTTTTAAAGAAAGAAGTGTACTAGAACAATTGACAAGTAGCGCTTCTTGGTATCAAAAAATAGGAAATCTTTACAGAAGATTAATTGTTAACAGCATAGTTAAGAAGAGCGAGCGACTTATCACGGTATCTAACTTTGAAAGACAAAATATTTCTAAAATTTATAAGTTAGACAATAACAAAATACAAACAGTATATAATGGTGTTAATGAGTACTTTAAAGCTGTAATTGATAACAAAACAAAGGCAAAAGTTAAACAGAAATATAATTTGCCAGAGCACTTCTTGTTGCATCTAGGAAACACAGATCCTAGAAAAAATACAGCACGTGTTTTAAAAGCCTTTTACATGTATATTTACGAATTTACAGAAGATTTAAAGTTAGTTCTTGTTGGTCTTAATCAAGCAAAACTAAGTACGATCTTAAAGTCTATTGACTTAGAAAAAGAGTTAAGTGATAAAATAATACTTACAGGGTATGTTGCAGACAAAGACTTACCAGTATTATTTGGTCTGTCCGAGTTATTTTTATTTCCTTCATTACGAGAAGGCTTCGGTATTCCAATTATCGAAGCAATGGCTTGTGGAACTCCTGTGATTACTTCAAATACATCCTCTATGCCTGAAGTTGCAGGTGATGCGGCTTGTCTGGTAAATCCAAACAGTACAGAAAACATTTATGAAGCTATAGTAAAAGTACGTTCGGATAAAAATTATAAAGAACAGCTAACTGAAAAGGGATTTACAAGGTATACCAAATTTACTTGGGAAAATACCGCAAAAAAGGTCTTGGGAATTTATCAGAGGTTTAACCACAACAATATATAG
- a CDS encoding acyltransferase: MEIAAKIKSNSKLKRLAHWSILIPNQARPRLWIKWFVNPFIHKRGKGSCIRRRTRLDVVPWNKFSLGQASTIEDFSAVNNGVGDVIIGNRTRIGLSNTIIGPVNIGNDVRLAQNVVLSGLNHNYAEIDSPIHEQGVSTKPIIIEDESWIGANVVILPGVTIGKHSIVAAASVVTKDIPKYTLAAGNPAKVLKKYNFETQEWEKLS, translated from the coding sequence ATGGAAATAGCAGCAAAAATAAAATCAAACAGCAAATTAAAAAGATTAGCGCACTGGTCAATCTTAATCCCCAATCAAGCCAGACCAAGGTTATGGATAAAATGGTTTGTAAACCCATTTATCCACAAAAGAGGAAAAGGATCTTGTATAAGAAGACGAACCAGATTGGATGTAGTGCCCTGGAATAAATTCAGTCTTGGTCAAGCGTCAACCATTGAAGATTTTTCAGCAGTAAATAATGGTGTAGGAGATGTTATCATTGGTAATAGGACAAGAATAGGTTTAAGTAATACCATAATCGGACCAGTAAATATTGGAAATGATGTAAGACTGGCGCAGAATGTTGTGCTTTCTGGATTAAATCATAATTACGCAGAGATCGATAGTCCAATTCATGAGCAGGGAGTTTCTACTAAGCCCATTATTATTGAAGATGAATCTTGGATTGGAGCTAATGTTGTCATCTTACCAGGTGTTACGATAGGCAAGCATTCAATTGTTGCGGCAGCAAGTGTAGTTACAAAAGATATCCCTAAATATACCTTAGCTGCAGGCAACCCTGCTAAAGTATTAAAGAAATACAATTTTGAAACTCAAGAATGGGAAAAGTTAAGTTGA
- a CDS encoding glycosyltransferase, translating to METIIQIFQYLGQGTEMIFAVYFAVSTLYVLVFASAGHFYKKRKQNTDDKLSKMAIFIPAYKEDAVIVGVAKKALLQQYPPSFYDVIVIADSLQSKTLIELQKLPIKVVKVSFENSTKAKALNAAIQDSDKDYDYAIILDADNIMESHFLMKMNTAFQNGFRVVQAHRKAKNQNTSFAILDAASEEINNHIYRRGHRALGLSSGLIGSGMGFDYKIFESIMKKITAIGGFDKELEFKLAQKNISIEYLQDTVVLDEKVQKSTDFSKQRRRWLATQFVYLKRYYKSGLRALFSSGNVNLFDKVFQMIVPPRILLLGITIITALVYCLLDFGLNIKTYVSSFVWVVNLTLLVVAFVLALPRSFYNTATLKAMASMPSAFLRMFCLLFNLKGANTKFIHTSHGVIKR from the coding sequence ATGGAAACTATAATTCAGATATTTCAATATTTAGGGCAGGGTACAGAAATGATATTTGCTGTCTACTTTGCAGTATCAACTCTATATGTTTTAGTGTTTGCTTCTGCAGGACATTTCTATAAAAAGCGCAAGCAAAATACGGATGACAAGCTTAGTAAAATGGCCATATTTATTCCCGCTTACAAGGAAGATGCTGTTATTGTAGGTGTTGCAAAGAAAGCATTGTTACAACAATATCCACCAAGTTTTTATGATGTTATTGTTATTGCAGATTCATTACAATCTAAAACGCTAATAGAACTTCAAAAACTACCTATTAAAGTAGTAAAAGTAAGCTTTGAAAATAGTACCAAAGCGAAAGCCTTAAATGCCGCTATACAAGATTCGGATAAAGATTACGATTATGCTATAATACTTGATGCGGATAATATTATGGAGTCTCATTTTTTAATGAAAATGAATACGGCTTTTCAGAATGGTTTTCGTGTAGTACAAGCGCATAGAAAAGCAAAAAATCAAAACACTTCTTTTGCTATTTTAGATGCGGCTAGCGAAGAAATAAACAATCATATTTACAGAAGAGGACATCGTGCTTTAGGATTATCTTCAGGGTTAATTGGTTCGGGTATGGGCTTTGATTACAAAATATTTGAGTCCATTATGAAAAAGATTACAGCTATTGGGGGATTCGATAAAGAGCTTGAGTTTAAATTGGCTCAAAAGAATATTTCTATAGAATATCTTCAAGATACTGTTGTTTTAGACGAGAAAGTTCAGAAGTCAACAGACTTTTCAAAACAAAGAAGACGTTGGTTGGCTACTCAGTTTGTATATCTAAAAAGATATTATAAATCTGGATTAAGAGCGCTTTTTTCAAGTGGTAATGTAAACTTATTTGATAAGGTTTTTCAGATGATAGTACCACCTAGAATTTTATTGCTTGGAATAACAATTATAACTGCACTTGTTTATTGCCTGTTAGATTTTGGATTAAATATTAAAACCTACGTATCTAGCTTCGTCTGGGTAGTAAATCTTACGCTTTTGGTTGTAGCTTTTGTATTAGCACTTCCAAGATCGTTTTACAATACCGCAACTTTGAAAGCAATGGCTTCTATGCCTTCTGCTTTTCTAAGGATGTTCTGTCTGCTTTTTAACTTAAAGGGAGCTAACACAAAATTTATTCATACATCACACGGTGTAATTAAAAGATAA
- a CDS encoding glycosyltransferase has protein sequence MTIRGKDIVIVGIQPWDIEIGSNCKNIATEFAKQNRVLYVNPPLDRITRYKQRQKETIQKRINISKGYLPDIEKIELNLWNLYPKNIVESINWINSHQIYMFLNKRNAKLFADNIKDAVNRLGFKDVLLFNDSSMFLGLHLKELLQPKLYTYYVRDNLVKVPYWKKHGERIEPMMIENADVIVNNSEYYVDYSSKYNKNSIMVGQGCDVSMFNDTNNSIEVPEEFNVIQGPVIGYVGSLTTLRLDIELLEFIASQRSDWNIVLVGPEDEDFKQSNLHQLQNVFFLGNKPADQLASYIKGFDVAVNPQVVNEITIGNYPRKIDEYLAMGKPVVATETKAMQMFKDFVYLGETKEDYISLIDKALTEHSKTNVKVQINFANKHTWTNSVNYIYTAMESTLKQLQ, from the coding sequence ATGACTATAAGAGGAAAAGATATAGTAATAGTAGGAATTCAACCGTGGGATATTGAAATAGGCAGTAACTGTAAAAACATTGCTACAGAATTCGCTAAGCAAAATAGAGTGCTTTATGTAAATCCACCGTTAGACAGGATTACTAGATATAAGCAAAGGCAAAAGGAGACGATTCAAAAGCGAATAAATATTTCTAAAGGCTATCTACCAGATATTGAGAAAATTGAGTTGAACTTATGGAACCTATACCCAAAGAACATCGTAGAATCTATAAACTGGATTAATTCTCATCAGATATATATGTTTTTAAATAAGCGAAACGCAAAATTATTTGCTGACAATATTAAAGATGCGGTTAATCGCTTAGGTTTTAAAGATGTTTTGTTGTTCAATGACAGCTCAATGTTTTTAGGACTTCACTTAAAAGAACTATTACAACCAAAGTTGTATACTTACTATGTTAGGGATAACCTGGTTAAAGTACCCTATTGGAAAAAACATGGCGAGCGTATTGAGCCCATGATGATCGAGAATGCAGATGTTATCGTGAATAATTCAGAATACTATGTAGACTATAGTTCAAAGTATAACAAGAATAGTATTATGGTTGGGCAAGGCTGCGATGTTAGCATGTTTAACGATACAAATAATAGTATTGAAGTACCAGAAGAATTCAATGTAATTCAAGGACCTGTAATTGGCTACGTAGGGTCCCTTACGACATTGCGATTGGATATAGAATTATTAGAGTTTATTGCATCACAGAGATCGGATTGGAATATTGTTCTTGTTGGTCCAGAAGATGAAGATTTTAAACAATCTAATTTACATCAGTTACAGAATGTATTCTTTCTTGGGAACAAACCGGCAGACCAATTGGCATCTTATATCAAAGGCTTTGATGTAGCTGTTAATCCTCAGGTGGTTAATGAAATTACTATAGGAAATTATCCTAGAAAAATAGACGAATACTTAGCTATGGGAAAACCTGTAGTGGCTACAGAAACAAAGGCAATGCAGATGTTTAAGGACTTTGTTTATTTAGGAGAAACAAAAGAAGACTATATTTCGCTTATCGATAAAGCCTTAACAGAGCATTCAAAAACCAATGTAAAAGTACAAATAAACTTTGCTAATAAGCATACTTGGACAAATAGCGTAAATTATATTTACACGGCTATGGAATCAACTTTAAAACAACTACAGTGA
- a CDS encoding lipopolysaccharide biosynthesis protein — protein MKKLFNKIIREDNFLSLSGNLTIALLGFGGFALLARSLETQEFAQWVLFISGGSLVEMLRYGITNNGLVRFLSGATEKNRDQLIGANVLISLLATLIIAMLLVSVKLIFGDVINTSSYVLFFSWYPVLAFVNLPFNNALVVQQAKMRYDKILIIKALNSGLFFSFLVVNTFVLKCSVLEITLVFLGVNTITSLVCIGKSWDGLKLIIKATKTTLKTLLNFGKYSTFTLIGTNLLRNADILIISVSPFGSTAVALFSIPLKLTEIQQIPLRSFTATAFPKMSKASLEGKTNDVRVLFNTYSGALTYLFFAVSIGTFVFAEAFVILISGCQYLDTKIMGIDIVAIVRILSVYGLLLPVDRMTGIGLDSINRPNINALKVAIMLGANIVGDLIAIYVFKSIEMVAVSTLVFTTVGIIVGAYFLNKTFRVSLLEIFKSGHAFYKSLWRQSKQFI, from the coding sequence ATGAAGAAGCTGTTCAATAAAATAATCAGAGAAGATAATTTCTTGTCCTTATCAGGAAACCTAACTATCGCACTATTGGGTTTTGGTGGTTTTGCTTTACTAGCAAGAAGTTTAGAGACACAAGAATTTGCACAGTGGGTACTATTTATTTCTGGGGGATCGCTTGTTGAAATGCTTCGTTATGGAATTACCAATAATGGACTGGTAAGGTTTCTTTCGGGAGCCACAGAAAAGAATAGGGATCAGTTAATAGGAGCTAATGTACTTATTAGCTTATTGGCAACTTTGATTATAGCCATGTTGTTGGTTAGTGTTAAATTAATTTTTGGTGATGTTATTAATACATCTTCGTACGTGCTCTTTTTTAGCTGGTATCCAGTTCTGGCATTTGTAAACCTTCCGTTTAACAATGCGCTTGTAGTACAACAGGCAAAAATGAGGTACGACAAAATTTTAATTATTAAAGCATTAAATAGCGGGTTGTTCTTTAGCTTTTTGGTAGTGAATACTTTTGTTTTAAAATGTTCTGTCTTAGAGATTACCTTAGTGTTTTTGGGTGTAAATACAATCACTTCTTTGGTTTGTATAGGTAAATCCTGGGATGGTTTAAAGCTAATTATAAAAGCGACTAAAACAACACTAAAAACCTTATTGAACTTTGGAAAGTACAGCACGTTTACACTTATTGGAACAAACTTATTGCGTAATGCAGATATTTTAATTATTAGTGTAAGCCCTTTTGGAAGCACTGCCGTAGCCTTGTTTAGTATCCCGTTAAAACTAACTGAGATCCAGCAAATTCCTTTACGAAGTTTTACGGCAACAGCTTTTCCTAAAATGTCAAAAGCGAGTTTAGAGGGAAAAACAAATGATGTAAGAGTATTATTTAATACTTATTCAGGTGCATTAACCTATTTGTTTTTTGCCGTGTCTATAGGAACCTTTGTTTTTGCGGAAGCATTTGTAATTCTAATATCCGGATGTCAATATTTAGATACCAAGATAATGGGAATAGATATTGTAGCTATTGTGAGAATATTATCGGTTTATGGTTTATTGCTTCCTGTAGATAGAATGACAGGGATTGGTTTAGACAGTATCAATAGACCTAATATTAACGCCTTAAAAGTGGCCATAATGTTAGGTGCTAATATTGTTGGTGATTTGATAGCTATATATGTCTTCAAGTCCATCGAAATGGTTGCTGTTTCAACACTTGTATTTACAACTGTTGGGATTATAGTAGGTGCTTATTTCCTAAATAAGACATTTCGTGTTTCTCTATTGGAAATTTTTAAGAGCGGTCATGCATTTTATAAAAGCCTTTGGCGTCAATCAAAACAATTTATCTAA
- a CDS encoding phosphoribosyltransferase, with translation MNYRSISDLNETILRNLHLISRDIDLVVGVPRSGMLPANLLGLYLNLPYTDIHSFINGFVYKAGARRQFFDSLDYKNILVVDDSIASGSALAECKENLAHLTSKFNFKYAVVYATPGKENLVDYALETVATPRYFQWNIFNHSTLDKACFDIDGVLCEDPTNEQNDDGPKYVSFLLNAVPLYLPGSKIGTLVTSRLEKYRAETETWLENHRIKYERLVMLDLPDMKARQKANCHGIHKANEYKKSKYNLFVESDLKQAIEINKLTKKPVFCTENFKMIYNSQSLTYNIKSGKYLPFVREFALKLRTVINKFKSRELAVK, from the coding sequence ATGAATTACAGAAGTATTAGCGATTTAAACGAAACGATATTAAGAAATCTTCATTTGATATCTAGAGATATAGATTTGGTAGTAGGTGTACCAAGAAGTGGAATGTTACCCGCAAATCTATTAGGGTTATATCTTAATTTACCTTATACAGACATCCATTCATTTATTAATGGCTTCGTATATAAGGCAGGTGCTAGAAGACAATTTTTTGACAGTTTGGACTATAAGAATATATTGGTTGTAGATGATAGTATTGCTTCTGGTTCTGCATTGGCAGAGTGTAAGGAGAACTTAGCACATCTAACATCAAAATTCAATTTTAAGTATGCAGTAGTTTATGCTACGCCAGGCAAGGAAAACCTCGTGGATTATGCCTTAGAAACTGTAGCTACGCCGCGTTATTTTCAGTGGAACATCTTTAACCATTCTACTTTAGATAAAGCGTGTTTCGATATTGACGGTGTGCTATGTGAAGATCCAACTAATGAACAGAATGACGATGGACCAAAGTATGTCTCGTTTTTACTAAATGCGGTACCATTATACCTCCCAGGAAGTAAAATAGGAACATTAGTTACCTCTCGATTAGAGAAATATAGAGCTGAAACCGAAACTTGGTTAGAAAACCATAGAATTAAATACGAAAGACTTGTAATGCTAGACCTGCCAGATATGAAAGCTAGGCAAAAAGCCAATTGTCATGGCATTCATAAAGCCAATGAATATAAAAAGAGCAAGTATAATCTATTTGTGGAAAGTGATTTAAAGCAAGCCATAGAGATCAATAAGCTTACTAAGAAGCCTGTGTTTTGTACAGAAAACTTCAAGATGATTTACAATTCTCAGTCTCTTACTTATAATATAAAAAGTGGTAAATATCTGCCGTTTGTAAGAGAATTTGCTCTCAAATTAAGAACGGTAATTAATAAGTTTAAAAGTAGAGAATTAGCAGTTAAATAA
- a CDS encoding O-antigen ligase family protein, which produces MDIFKNHINPFENNSGSMRVTKLSSAIILFALLTVLGFVIVKTKVTGVAFCVGLFFVVALIYVIFKSPKIGIYISIILGFFAIGASRYVEAPWGLTIDALLVLIYIALFFKAFRVKLAWHKAKSSLTLLVSLWMAYVLLQLGNPEALSREAWFYAMRGVGLYQFLAIPLLFMLFNKQKDLNNFFIIWGILSLLGTLKGIQQFQFGVDPFEQRWLELGGAETHILFGKLRIFSFYSDAGQFGASQAHAGVVFGILALFKKTNLRLRSFFIAVAIGGFFGMMISGTRGAIAVPAIGGFVFLILSKNIKILILGGMLVAAAYIFFAHTTIGQGNYEIRRMRTAFDPNEASLQVRLSNQRKLKGYLATRPFGGGLGATGNWGLRFTPQSFLANTATDSWYVMIWADTGVVGLGYYLFMLFFILVSGARNVMFKIKDHNLKIQITAITCGMAGIMMASYGNGVFGQMPTGILMYATMVFMFVSPQLDKNKALKTYKIMDL; this is translated from the coding sequence ATGGACATATTTAAAAATCATATTAACCCTTTTGAAAATAACTCGGGCTCAATGCGCGTAACCAAGCTCAGTAGTGCAATTATACTTTTTGCACTACTCACTGTCTTGGGATTTGTTATTGTTAAAACTAAGGTTACAGGGGTTGCATTTTGTGTTGGTTTGTTTTTTGTTGTAGCCTTAATATATGTCATATTTAAATCCCCTAAAATCGGAATCTATATTAGTATCATTCTAGGCTTTTTTGCAATAGGTGCTTCACGATATGTGGAAGCTCCATGGGGATTAACTATAGATGCTTTACTGGTATTAATATATATTGCTTTATTCTTTAAGGCATTTAGAGTGAAACTAGCATGGCATAAAGCCAAATCTAGTTTAACCCTATTAGTTAGCTTATGGATGGCCTATGTGTTATTACAATTAGGAAATCCAGAAGCATTGAGTAGAGAAGCTTGGTTTTATGCAATGAGAGGGGTTGGTCTCTACCAGTTTTTAGCAATTCCACTACTCTTTATGCTTTTTAATAAGCAAAAAGATTTAAATAACTTTTTCATTATTTGGGGAATTTTGTCATTATTAGGAACCTTAAAAGGAATACAGCAATTTCAGTTTGGAGTAGATCCTTTCGAACAGCGTTGGTTAGAGTTGGGTGGAGCAGAAACACACATCCTTTTTGGGAAGTTAAGGATTTTTTCATTTTACTCAGACGCTGGGCAATTTGGTGCCTCTCAAGCACATGCGGGTGTTGTTTTTGGAATTTTGGCACTGTTCAAAAAAACAAATCTTCGACTTAGATCCTTTTTTATAGCTGTTGCAATAGGCGGTTTTTTTGGCATGATGATATCTGGAACCAGAGGAGCTATTGCTGTGCCAGCTATTGGTGGATTTGTATTTTTAATACTCAGTAAAAACATTAAAATTCTCATTCTAGGGGGAATGTTAGTTGCAGCTGCATACATATTTTTTGCACATACCACTATAGGACAGGGAAACTACGAAATTAGAAGAATGCGTACTGCCTTCGATCCTAATGAGGCATCATTGCAAGTTCGTTTATCCAATCAAAGAAAACTTAAAGGATATCTAGCAACAAGGCCATTTGGTGGTGGGCTTGGTGCTACGGGAAACTGGGGATTGCGTTTTACACCTCAGAGCTTTTTAGCCAATACAGCAACAGATAGCTGGTATGTAATGATTTGGGCAGATACAGGTGTGGTTGGATTAGGGTATTATTTATTTATGTTGTTTTTTATTCTTGTTTCTGGAGCTCGAAATGTCATGTTCAAAATAAAGGATCACAATTTAAAAATACAGATAACAGCGATTACCTGTGGTATGGCCGGCATTATGATGGCCTCTTATGGTAATGGTGTTTTTGGGCAAATGCCGACGGGGATACTTATGTACGCAACCATGGTTTTTATGTTTGTTTCTCCCCAATTAGATAAAAATAAAGCATTAAAAACTTATAAAATAATGGATTTATGA